One stretch of Candidatus Nitrosotenuis cloacae DNA includes these proteins:
- a CDS encoding riboflavin synthase — translation MFTGIVEGIGKIINIKQNTKNRSAIKMTVDLGKNSKGLKLGQSVALNGVCLTVTGINKSKCDFEMIEETTKKTDLGNLKVGGIVNIERSLKVGERLEGHFVLGHIDGVGVIKKIEKKPKEVQIWFEIPKSLAKFVVQKGSIAIDGISLTVVDVKKNLASVCLIPHTIGVTNFSTKKIGDKVNIETDILGKYLLKQE, via the coding sequence ATCGGCAAAATCATAAACATAAAACAAAACACAAAAAATCGTAGTGCCATAAAGATGACAGTGGACCTTGGCAAAAACTCCAAAGGGCTAAAGCTTGGCCAAAGCGTTGCGCTAAACGGTGTTTGTCTTACTGTTACTGGAATTAACAAATCAAAATGTGACTTTGAGATGATAGAAGAAACCACAAAAAAGACAGATCTTGGAAATCTAAAGGTTGGCGGCATTGTCAACATAGAGCGAAGCCTCAAGGTAGGGGAAAGACTTGAAGGCCATTTTGTTTTAGGCCACATAGATGGAGTTGGTGTAATAAAAAAAATAGAGAAAAAACCAAAAGAAGTCCAAATTTGGTTTGAGATTCCAAAGTCTCTGGCAAAATTCGTAGTGCAAAAAGGCTCAATTGCAATAGATGGAATTAGCCTAACTGTGGTTGATGTTAAAAAAAATCTTGCATCGGTGTGTCTGATTCCTCATACCATAGGTGTGACAAATTTTTCCACCAAAAAAATAGGCGACAAAGTTAATATTGAAACCGACATTTTGGGAAAATATCTCCTAAAGCAGGAATGA